The nucleotide sequence TTGAAAACAGACTTGGTTAGTCTATTCAGCTTTGCTCTACACGTGGTCATCTGTGACTCAATCAACCAAATTTACGACTGGTAATCTTGTTGAAAATGTGGATATCATTGATGCCATCCAACAAGAAGGAAATTTGAATTCGACTTCATTTGGTGTTAACTATGTATGCCTAGTCAGTTCTTAAAAGAGGAAGCACTAAATTGTTTTACTACAGTGTTTAGTCATCATCATGCTCAGATGACTCGAAAGTGTaactggtgagactataatttatggacgaccttcgagTAATGCTAAAGtgacctaataactaggaccaaatgagagtTAAAAACCAGtgtgagaaattagaattatgattcacagttgatggttagagttaggaattacattcagggttttcatcacaaactgaaatcagttataatgccaaaactctatttatacAAATGGATGGGTGAATTTTGCACCGAAATCTgggacctgttatcttatacctgattgattcatccataaattatagtctcgtcgtgTAATTAAATAGTGCATTGTACCACTGGAAAGATTATATTGGTCGGATTGCGCGGCACTTACTCCGTTAATTAGTTTCTATTAGATGGTTTTCATGTTGGCAAAGTAATGAGTTGATTAAAAGTAGACATTTTGTTGAAAACATTTCCTTTTTCTGAATATATTCGATTATTCACCATGTTAAATAGATAACATACTGTTGTTTCAACTGAACTGTTTGATCATTGTCGAAGTTTCAAGTGATTAATGAAGAGATTTTAACTTGAGGAATAATGAAAActtgaattaaaaaataatttttctttaaaaataaaccAAATACATGCAAATAAAGTACCATATTACCAAAAAACTTTCCATTGTCTAACCCTTAGAACTCATCTCTTATTGATTCGTATATTATCTTTCAGTGGTATAAAATGACAAGTGTGTTAAAAAGATGAGAACGAGCCAACAGAATATAAATATTCTAAtgtaatataataatttatgtTAACTTTTCTGCATTTTCAGGAATCATAAATTCTTTTGGTAATTCTGCAGCAAGCATTTTGGTAAGTTCTTCCTCATCAGCATCATTTTCATGTTCTTCAAAATCACCAAATCCCTTTTCTGTTAAGTCATAATTACTATCAACCAGATGATTAGAGCATAATGCATTTTCATaattaagtgaatttaaacatcCAAGCATATAATCAACAATATTTGGATGTGGTAAATGTTGAGTTGGATGATTCAGTACAAGCCAATCACGAACATATATCGGATCACCTCTAGGATCATGTTTATCATCGGAATCTTTTGGAGGTAACCAGAATGGTCGGTATTTGGTTGTTGTCTGTCTTGATCTATTGAATTTTACTTCAGTTATTAACCAATTACACGTTTCTGGAGAGAAGTATTGTTCaaatgttgaaaatatttttgatttacTTCTAATAAAGCAAACTTTTGATACTGTTGTCTGTGGTAAGAATGGTTTAATGGCTTGCCAAGCAACTTTGAATGCAGGTCCTGGATGAACACAGATTGCTAAACCAAGGCGCTCTGGATAATGAACAGCCATTATTTTGGCACATTCGTAACCAAGACGAGGATGACAGCTGGTTGTAGTCATGCCTAAAAATTAAGATGTTTCAACTAATTACAgtgataaataaaatactttcatTATAACAATCCTCTGACTTTTGCGGACATTTCATATAATTGAAATGCCCAACTTAAATGCTTCTTATCACCAAAATTACGACAGTTACTAGACCCTTAAATGTTTATATCAATTAGACAATAAATGTGAATTAATGTCGTACCAAATAGTGCTATACTTTCAATAATGTATACTTTCTGATTATACCAAGAAGGTATAAATCCAATCGAAAAGTAATTAGGCATTTGATGATGTAATTAATTTCCCTTCTTTCTTATCTTTGCATCCTAAAACATCATGGAATCCAATGAATTTTTTAATGTTTGGTAAAGTTGATTAATTAAGTATATACTCTTCACGAAAttacgccaccgtacaccaatgtcttcagtgagctgatatctcacaaaagacctggttgaactccactggtaacggcttctcactagcgctcgcgcgcgagactgataggtcctgggttcgaatctcgaggggggaacgtggatgcgcactgctaaggaggcgtcccatactaaaaggaaacggccgtccagtgcttccaggttttccatggtggtctagcttcaattgactcatgatttcaactattgaaatttctaaaatctctacaaaacccgtTTTGATAAGTATATACTCTCTTCTGTGTTTCATATATAATTTCCGTTATGCAAAGCCCAGTGTGTTATAATTCTATCTTATTACAACCCAGTTATTTCTATTGCTCAGTGTtcttggacaccaattcacttGACATGTCTTCAAATCAGAAcatggttgaacaggaaagagattatattcaaataaggttagatggaagtaagaagcacaatagttAAAACGTTAGTACGgtgttctccaagtatcgactagcgctGATAGGTTAAGAATTAGTCAAGTAACATGCAGCAACGCAATCGTGCATAGAGCATACTTCAATCTAATCTATGTCCCGTTAATACAGTAATAATGTTCAACTGAACAAGAATCTGGGAAATGTACACTTCTAAAGTGAAATTTTGTTGTATAACactgaatttattattcaattacatTGACAGCATAATAATTTATGAAAGtatttgttatatccgagcgaagattaaaccatgagtaacttctgagacgtattaattgactaatatgatccatacattcttatggtataagtattcaataattagattatgtatatttatattcctcttattataagctttattttgacctataatttattattgtacgatttactgttcttaagctatgttcagtttattgactactgcctcccacgttcacagtcactttttggctttattgtgtacaaatgttatttcctattgtatggtgcgttgcggtctgtttggttgatatgtaaacccagtatgtctaaaataaatgattcgattcgcatattggaagcAGGTATTTTGTTGTTCTGGattcaagtggacgggctaggcggacataggaccaatgaggacgctaggctgctcttACCGGTTGAAAGttattggtttggcacagtgctaagattgtataagtcgtattttgattgatggataaatcacgtgataaaaaaccggacataaagtcataacaatattCTTTTGAAGTTTCAAGACGTTAGTGTTCAGAATTCAATCACTAAACGAACATCAGTATCATCACAGTGATTATCTTactcacaataggacaaaacatgtAATAGACAGAAAAAATTAAAGATACTAAAAAAGATAAAAGGTAAAATTTTTGAAGTTTTCTATTAGTGAAAGCTAAATAATTTACCAGAAACGTTagtttctaataataataaattatcaaatatgGTCACTACGAAAGAAATTTTATGAAGCATATTGTTTAAGCTTCATTGTATACATTCACTTGGtgctgttttacttgtatcttaccactgttatttaggactgtaattgatcagtctctctcttattggtatatgtgcatcctgtatgaattgcctcgatatttacaagcattataaacaaagatgaatagtggttagtagtTAAATTCagaacgcacgtttcgtcctatttgggactcgtcagctggatataccttcatcccagatttgatgttcactccaggactcgaactctGGGATTCAGGTGTATCCAATTGACAagtaccaaataggacgaaacgcgtgtcctggattccactgctagccactatccatctttgcttaaaaattcattatatacatattcaatCATTTCTAATTCAATGAATACCCCTATTAAATTGACTATCAACAACTATTCAATGTTTTTAGTGGtttaaaactaataaaaatcTATTATTTGGTTAATGTCATATTATACTTTCTCATTTATCAAAGTTATAATAATCGTAATAAGCATACGATTCATAAAAGtaatttcagttcattttaaCAAGTACCTGAATTTATACTTCTAGTCACTAAGACTACACACTGTCTCCTCTTCTACGCTGAGGTTTGTTACAGGGCAAAGTTAAAAGTTTAACCAGTAAGTATTAAAAAAGATGGACgatattatttcataaatgaGTCGTTCAGATTTCTTATGACaatataatatttatgaaaaagGTAATATCAATAAGAATGAACATTAGCTAAatagaattttttaaaataaaagtaatactATCATCATGGTTATAGACCATCTTGAGTGGTAACTTTGTTGGTTATTATTGGCTAATCAATTGACTTTTACAGTTGTTATATTCCCTCAGTTAGATTATTCAATTTTGTAACGTTCGCTATTGTTGTGGACAACATTATCTGAGTCTATTTTATATTGAAGTAAATATTTAGTTAATCTGAACGATACACTATATAGGATAGAACACAAGAAGAGATAAAGATGACAAAATCTACGAGAACGACTAATAACAAACAAAGCCATCACAATGAACTGATATAACACttgaaaaataacaaaaacGCTCATTTCTGTATGAAGTAGCCACTGATGATGGTCTCCAGACAACaaatcaaaattttaaaattaaaccaTCTAACTgagaaaacaaaattaaaatcactCGTTTATTTTAGTCACTAACTAACCAAAATGAATGCACCATAGTAACTAATTTAAAAGAAGAAAGGCATAATTTTCTGATCAGAGATATTAGCACTCATGAATTTTATCTGAAATACCtacatttaatatttctctGATAAATCATTAAACTTGAAGTCATATGATCTAGAAGTGTATTTGTAATTCATCTATCTTAggaactattaaaaataaacaagccAAAAATACAAATATGCCCAAGTTTCAACTAATCAAAATAACATGCCCTGCCTAACCTTGATCATCTGACAATTGATAAAAGTACCGGAACATATGTAATATGTAATACTAATTACTTTATATTCTTTCTTCCATTCATTATTGATCAGTTGTTATTTACGGTAGAAACACCCACGTATTTTCCTACACCCATGGTGTATGtcatatatttttgttgttgttgggttTATTTAAGGggaaaattcattgaaattggagcgtataatttattaaatatgcTTAGTCTTCAATTGAATTCTATTTTATATCTCCTCATATTTAATTGTGTTAATAAACTTGATggtttaaaattatcaaaat is from Schistosoma haematobium chromosome 6, whole genome shotgun sequence and encodes:
- a CDS encoding hypothetical protein (EggNog:ENOG410W3E0~COG:I); this encodes MNHVVTLSFSPIYSIFIVQTQSLSSMASTINVKELVEQMKHLLQDLKSCPVTDKLITNEENIIRFLKARSWDLQSAEKMMRKDVQWRQEFRPDLTDCKNCHNQPGTHSLRQIGFDEAGRPIIYASFCQAISNRNMSNDAVTHLIYTIENAIKSMKSGVTQWVFVIDCTGMTTTSCHPRLGYECAKIMAVHYPERLGLAICVHPGPAFKVAWQAIKPFLPQTTVSKVCFIRSKSKIFSTFEQYFSPETCNWLITEVKFNRSRQTTTKYRPFWLPPKDSDDKHDPRGDPIYVRDWLVLNHPTQHLPHPNIVDYMLGCLNSLNYENALCSNHLVDSNYDLTEKGFGDFEEHENDADEEELTKMLAAELPKEFMIPENAEKLT
- a CDS encoding hypothetical protein (EggNog:ENOG410W3E0~COG:I); translation: MASTINVKELVEQMKHLLQDLKSCPVTDKLITNEENIIRFLKARSWDLQSAEKMMRKDVQWRQEFRPDLTDCKNCHNQPGTHSLRQIGFDEAGRPIIYASFCQAISNRNMSNDAVTHLIYTIENAIKSMKSGVTQWVFVIDCTGMTTTSCHPRLGYECAKIMAVHYPERLGLAICVHPGPAFKVAWQAIKPFLPQTTVSKVCFIRSKSKIFSTFEQYFSPETCNWLITEVKFNRSRQTTTKYRPFWLPPKDSDDKHDPRGDPIYVRDWLVLNHPTQHLPHPNIVDYMLGCLNSLNYENALCSNHLVDSNYDLTEKGFGDFEEHENDADEEELTKMLAAELPKEFMIPENAEKLT